From Pseudorca crassidens isolate mPseCra1 chromosome 15, mPseCra1.hap1, whole genome shotgun sequence, one genomic window encodes:
- the THUMPD1 gene encoding THUMP domain-containing protein 1 codes for MASPVQQSPQPGGGKRKGKAQYVQAKRARRCDGGGPRQLEPGLQGILITCNMNERKCVEEAYSLLNEYGDDMYGPEKFADKDQQPSGSEAEDDDVEAALKKEVGDIKASTEMRLRRFQSVESGANNVVFIRTLGIEPEKLVHHILQDIYKTKKKKTRVILRMLPISGTCKAFLEDMKKYAETFLEPWFKAPNKGTFQIVYKSRNNSHMNREEVIKELAGIVGSLNSENKVDLTNPQYTVVVEIIKAVCCLSVVKDYTLFRKYNLQEVVKSAKDSSQLNAKQAALTGNGKEAKLESGDKSNQKDAAEGKNNQQVVPEDSEELGQTEPVSETHVVSEGAAKPELASQVTEGSESHGNDLS; via the exons ATGGCGTCCCCCGTGCAGCAGTCTCCTCAGCCTGGCGGCGGGAAGCGCAAAGGCAAGGCTCAGTACGTGCAGGCCAAACGGGCTCGGCGCTGCGATGGCGGCGGGCCCCGGCAGCTGGAGCCCGGGCTACAGGGCATTCTCATCACCTGTAACATGAACGAGCGCAAGTGCGTGGAGGAGGCCTACAGCCTGCTCAACGAATACGGAGACGACATGTATGGTCCAGAAAAG TTTGCAGACAAGGATCAGCAACCCTCTGGAAGTGAGGCAGAAGATGATGATGTGGAGGCCGCCTTGAAGAAAGAAGTTGGTGACATTAAGGCGTCTACAGAGATGAGGCTGAGAAGATTCCAGTCAGTGGAGAGTGGAGCAAATAATGTAGTCTTCATCAGGACACTTGGGATAG aaccTGAGAAATTGGTGCATCATATTCTCCAAGATATATacaaaaccaagaaaaagaagactcGGGTTATTCTACGAATGTTACCCATCTCAGGCACATGCAAGGCTTTCTTAGAAGATATGAAAAAATACGCAGAAACATTTTTGGAACCCTGGTTTAAAGCTCCAAACAAAGGGACATTTCAGATTGTATATAAATCTCGAAATAACAGTCACATGAATAGAGAAGAAGTTATCAAAGAATTGGCAG GAATAGTAGGCAGCCTCAATTCGGAAAATAAAGTAGATCTTACCAATCCACAGTACACAGTGGTAGTAGAAATCATTAAAGCTGTCTGTTGCCTGAGTGTTGTGAAAGATTACACGTTGTTCAGAAAATACAATCTCCAGGAGGTGGTGAAGAGTGCCAAGGACTCGTCACAGCTTAATGCAAAGCAGGCAGCGCTAACAGGAAATGGGAAAGAAGCTAAATTGGAATCTGGTGACAAATCAAATCAAAAGGACgcagcagaaggaaaaaataaccaGCAGGTGGTACCAGAGGATAGTGAGGAGCTGGGTCAGACAGAACCAGTATCTGAGACACATGTGGTGAGTGAGGGGGCTGCTAAACCTGAACTTGCAAGTCAAGTCACAGAAGGATCTGAGTCACATGGAAATGACCTTTCAtag